Proteins from a single region of Candidatus Puniceispirillum marinum IMCC1322:
- a CDS encoding NAD(P)-dependent oxidoreductase, producing the protein MAKVAFLGLGVMGFPMAGHIAAAGHEVTVYNRTASKAKNWVEKHGGTMAATPALAAAGADFVFACVGDDPDALAVALGDEGAFGAMREGAVYIDNSTVSADVARQLDAAARAHNFASLDAPVSGGQAGAENGKLTVMIGGDDDAFSLALPVIECYSARVVHMGGAGKGQQAKMANQICIAGLVQGLSEALNFATEAGLDTDKLLEAISGGAAQSWQMVNRGHTMVANEFDFGFAVDWMRKDLRICLAEAAQNGAPLPVTKIVAGYYDELSADGYGRNDTSSLIRRLRKS; encoded by the coding sequence ATGGCAAAGGTAGCATTTCTGGGTCTAGGTGTTATGGGTTTCCCCATGGCGGGGCATATTGCGGCGGCAGGGCATGAGGTTACGGTCTATAACCGCACAGCATCAAAAGCTAAAAACTGGGTAGAAAAGCATGGTGGTACAATGGCGGCAACGCCTGCCTTGGCGGCGGCTGGTGCGGATTTTGTTTTTGCCTGTGTCGGAGATGATCCGGATGCGCTGGCAGTGGCGCTGGGTGACGAAGGTGCGTTTGGCGCGATGCGCGAAGGTGCTGTCTATATTGATAATAGTACTGTATCGGCGGATGTCGCCCGGCAACTTGATGCGGCGGCGCGGGCGCATAATTTTGCGTCACTTGACGCGCCAGTATCAGGCGGACAGGCTGGTGCCGAAAATGGCAAGCTGACGGTGATGATTGGTGGTGATGATGATGCCTTTTCCTTGGCTTTGCCAGTGATCGAATGCTATAGCGCGCGGGTTGTGCATATGGGCGGGGCTGGCAAGGGTCAGCAAGCCAAGATGGCGAATCAGATCTGTATCGCCGGTCTGGTTCAAGGTCTGTCGGAAGCCCTGAATTTTGCCACAGAAGCGGGTCTTGATACGGATAAATTGCTGGAGGCGATTTCAGGCGGCGCGGCGCAATCATGGCAGATGGTCAATCGTGGTCATACGATGGTGGCAAATGAATTTGATTTCGGTTTTGCCGTTGACTGGATGCGCAAGGATTTGCGGATCTGTCTGGCCGAAGCGGCGCAGAATGGCGCCCCGTTGCCAGTTACGAAAATTGTTGCCGGATATTATGACGAGCTGAGTGCCGATGGCTATGGCCGTAATGACACTTCCAGCCTGATCCGGCGGTTACGCAAAAGCTAG
- a CDS encoding SiaB family protein kinase — translation MDFEKFNKFGSLLLKDEFVLSYSGYASEDVLHSMGETLRQRLADHTEDKGKIKHVFSVFVELMQNLIRYGAEGPHPTPKTGSRQAFGLIMVIQNGPSIEVMSGNYVSKDEANDLVNRVNELNDKSADQLRALYREKLRQPPHEGSKGASIGLVEVARRASAPLSCTVEDTNQGYSFFMIKARI, via the coding sequence ATGGACTTCGAAAAGTTTAATAAATTTGGGTCGCTTTTGCTGAAAGATGAGTTTGTCCTGAGCTATAGCGGTTACGCTTCCGAAGATGTTCTCCATTCAATGGGGGAAACATTGCGCCAGAGACTTGCTGATCACACCGAAGATAAAGGCAAAATCAAGCATGTCTTCTCGGTCTTTGTTGAACTTATGCAGAATTTGATCCGTTATGGTGCCGAAGGACCGCATCCGACACCAAAGACAGGGAGCCGGCAAGCCTTTGGTTTGATCATGGTGATACAAAATGGTCCCTCAATTGAAGTCATGTCGGGAAATTATGTTTCAAAAGATGAAGCAAATGACTTGGTAAATAGAGTTAATGAACTCAATGATAAGTCCGCAGATCAGTTACGGGCACTTTACCGGGAAAAATTACGACAACCGCCGCATGAAGGAAGTAAAGGTGCCTCAATAGGGCTGGTTGAAGTGGCCCGCCGTGCATCGGCGCCACTATCATGTACGGTTGAGGACACAAATCAGGGCTATTCATTTTTTATGATTAAGGCGCGCATCTAG
- a CDS encoding adenylate/guanylate cyclase domain-containing protein, with translation MTKSQSDLSKHIHNILETDTPAPLLRAGLQDLLKAYERQTRQMNRLVTLSDANADKLQLTNRKLELLSQNLSRFVAQTVVDSLAAGNDDTLKKIKRSELTLFFSDIVGFTGMTDDLAPEQMAWLMNDYFTEMTHICNRWGGTLDQFIGDAIVIFFGNPFSNGLDADARAAVHMALEMQQRLSVLREKWKAAGIQIPMHVRMGISSGFCTVGNFGSSERLHYTAIGRVVNEAARTQALCPVDKVLVTENTYNLVRDQISCKACDIAASVGPHQKVNLFEPLETQAETLTNSPPDERLIVGNSDGFKLYFDSNKVTETGKVKILLEDALKSLSEKQT, from the coding sequence ATGACTAAATCGCAATCCGATCTATCAAAACACATACACAATATATTAGAAACAGACACACCGGCACCCTTATTACGTGCCGGATTACAAGACCTGCTCAAAGCCTATGAACGCCAGACACGGCAAATGAACAGGCTGGTTACACTTTCTGATGCCAATGCCGATAAATTGCAATTGACCAACCGCAAGCTTGAGCTTTTATCGCAGAACCTGTCTCGTTTTGTGGCACAGACCGTTGTCGATAGTCTGGCGGCGGGTAACGACGATACATTAAAAAAGATAAAGCGGAGTGAATTGACACTGTTTTTCTCCGATATCGTAGGATTTACGGGTATGACCGATGATTTAGCGCCTGAGCAGATGGCGTGGCTTATGAATGATTATTTCACCGAAATGACCCATATATGTAACCGCTGGGGCGGCACACTAGATCAGTTCATTGGTGATGCTATTGTGATTTTCTTTGGCAATCCGTTCAGTAACGGGCTGGATGCTGATGCCCGCGCGGCCGTTCATATGGCGCTGGAGATGCAGCAACGGCTGTCTGTTTTGCGCGAAAAATGGAAAGCTGCAGGCATTCAGATACCGATGCATGTTCGTATGGGCATAAGTTCGGGGTTTTGCACCGTGGGTAATTTTGGTTCTAGCGAACGTCTGCATTATACAGCAATCGGACGCGTCGTGAACGAGGCAGCACGGACACAGGCTTTATGCCCGGTGGACAAGGTGCTTGTCACCGAAAATACATATAATCTGGTTCGTGATCAAATCAGTTGCAAAGCATGTGACATCGCAGCATCGGTTGGGCCGCATCAAAAGGTCAATTTGTTCGAACCACTCGAGACACAGGCAGAAACACTGACGAATAGCCCACCAGATGAACGGCTGATCGTGGGCAATTCTGACGGTTTTAAATTGTATTTTGATAGCAACAAGGTGACCGAAACAGGCAAGGTAAAAATCCTGCTGGAAGATGCGTTAAAATCCCTTAGTGAAAAACAAACATAG
- a CDS encoding DUF1987 domain-containing protein, with protein sequence MTNLNIVATSRTPKITFKTKAGTLLIEGESYPEDVTGFYDPVFAAVNDYLKSPDAKLDVDIKLIYFNSSSARALMELLDMMDAAGAEGARVSIRWYCDGDDDITREFAEDISADIEHISIDIFELTRDD encoded by the coding sequence ATGACCAATCTAAATATTGTCGCTACATCACGAACACCAAAGATTACATTTAAAACAAAAGCTGGCACGTTGCTTATTGAGGGAGAGTCATATCCTGAAGATGTGACAGGTTTTTATGACCCTGTTTTTGCCGCCGTCAACGACTATCTGAAATCGCCTGACGCCAAGCTGGATGTAGATATAAAGCTTATTTATTTTAATTCATCCTCGGCGCGCGCGCTTATGGAACTTCTGGATATGATGGATGCTGCCGGCGCCGAAGGTGCCAGGGTATCTATCAGATGGTATTGCGATGGTGATGATGATATTACCCGCGAATTTGCCGAGGATATTTCTGCCGATATTGAGCATATCAGCATTGATATTTTTGAGCTGACGCGCGATGACTAA
- a CDS encoding SpoIIE family protein phosphatase — protein MRFFLLCLASATLVSLVAVAGFYQYRSSNTSNRMAVELANTVHISAPLLEGTLANDQRAEARRILRLFAAFHYVQCVDILDDGALVLSWPAIGCAKLPMVGETMTFDQSFTQPGRVLTLRIDESISNRDLYLETALFAATIFIIILLIFCALVLSFRNVVLRPLDLLKSAMIVASPENPVLAKRVRNDELGAMVDVYNKLAAASRYYMRRLNRYQNSLVKSEQRFKDLAEISGDWFYEMDENLNFTFISERFFDLFALRDEDVIGKSHTNLNAGEAENEMLRQHTKLMKRHEEFRNLEYQLVDGDGNVKWVSINGKPVFDEADVFTGYRGTGSDITVQKLRARLLEETSRDINDSLQYASNIQRALLCDRKYMTAILGKTIAIWQPKDLVGGDFYWLKKIGNQDYLVFFDCTGHGVPGAFMTLIVTSVLDQIAVSTSSALSGPELMYKLHDGVCAALGLSSDLSAGKDGLDCAVLRFSKDHDRLEFCGASMDLYLVPETGAATRLRADKAMLGYNVNAKLPDFKTYDINIDTNSFVIATDGLITQVGSAEKRVFGSRRFAEALDRVEGNDPSKLARFLAKTLKDWQGSEERRDDVTVLAFKPSQKD, from the coding sequence ATGCGATTTTTTCTTTTGTGTCTTGCTTCGGCTACCTTGGTGAGTCTGGTTGCTGTTGCCGGTTTCTATCAGTATCGGTCGAGTAATACCTCAAACCGGATGGCGGTAGAACTTGCCAATACGGTGCATATAAGCGCACCGCTTCTGGAAGGAACGCTTGCGAATGATCAGCGCGCCGAGGCGCGGCGTATTTTACGTTTGTTTGCGGCGTTTCATTATGTTCAATGTGTCGATATTTTGGATGATGGTGCGCTGGTCTTGTCGTGGCCAGCGATTGGGTGTGCAAAGCTTCCCATGGTTGGTGAGACCATGACATTTGACCAAAGTTTTACCCAGCCCGGGCGTGTGCTGACTTTACGGATCGATGAAAGTATTTCAAATCGTGATCTGTATCTGGAAACGGCTTTATTTGCGGCTACGATTTTTATCATCATCCTGTTGATCTTTTGCGCGCTAGTCTTGTCATTCCGCAATGTAGTATTGCGCCCACTTGATTTGCTGAAATCGGCGATGATCGTTGCCTCGCCGGAAAATCCGGTGCTCGCCAAGCGGGTTCGTAATGATGAGCTGGGCGCCATGGTCGATGTCTATAATAAGCTGGCGGCGGCATCGCGCTATTATATGCGCCGCTTAAACCGTTATCAGAACTCGCTGGTCAAGAGTGAACAGCGCTTCAAAGACCTTGCCGAAATTTCAGGTGACTGGTTCTATGAAATGGATGAAAATCTGAATTTTACATTTATTTCAGAACGGTTTTTTGACCTTTTCGCATTACGTGATGAGGATGTGATTGGGAAATCGCATACCAATCTTAACGCCGGGGAAGCCGAAAATGAAATGCTGCGTCAGCATACAAAGCTGATGAAGCGGCATGAAGAATTTCGCAATCTAGAATATCAACTTGTTGATGGCGACGGCAATGTCAAATGGGTGTCGATTAATGGCAAACCCGTTTTTGACGAGGCAGATGTGTTTACGGGTTATCGGGGCACAGGTTCGGACATAACGGTTCAGAAATTGCGGGCACGTTTGTTGGAAGAAACCAGTCGCGACATCAATGATTCGCTTCAATATGCAAGTAATATCCAGCGAGCCTTACTTTGCGATCGAAAGTATATGACAGCGATTTTGGGGAAAACAATTGCAATTTGGCAACCCAAGGATCTGGTGGGGGGTGACTTCTACTGGCTCAAAAAGATTGGCAATCAGGACTATCTGGTATTTTTTGATTGTACTGGCCATGGTGTGCCAGGGGCGTTCATGACACTGATTGTCACGTCGGTTCTTGACCAGATAGCCGTGTCAACGTCAAGTGCCCTTTCGGGGCCGGAACTGATGTATAAACTACATGATGGTGTTTGCGCGGCACTTGGTCTTTCATCGGATTTGTCTGCCGGCAAAGATGGGCTCGATTGTGCAGTACTAAGGTTTAGCAAAGATCATGACAGGCTAGAATTTTGTGGCGCATCAATGGATCTTTATCTGGTGCCTGAAACCGGGGCAGCCACAAGATTGCGTGCTGACAAGGCCATGCTTGGCTACAATGTGAATGCCAAGCTGCCAGATTTTAAAACCTATGATATCAACATCGATACAAACAGTTTTGTGATCGCGACTGATGGTCTCATCACGCAGGTAGGGTCGGCTGAAAAGCGGGTCTTTGGAAGTCGGCGGTTTGCCGAGGCGCTGGATCGTGTAGAGGGAAATGACCCTAGTAAACTGGCACGGTTTCTGGCAAAAACTCTGAAAGACTGGCAAGGTTCCGAAGAACGACGTGACGACGTGACTGTCCTAGCGTTCAAGCCGTCGCAAAAAGACTAA
- the hpt gene encoding hypoxanthine phosphoribosyltransferase yields the protein MTVLSSQHEIEILITETEIEARTNQLAHIISDHYSGTEQLVVVGLLRGSFIFIADLVRRLDLPVEVDFMTVSSYGDKMESSRMVRILNDLDGSIKDRDVLIVEDIIDTGHTLSQVLKILQTRQPKSIAICTLLNKPSRREVDVDIDWVGFDIPDEFVIGYGIDFAQQGRNLPHIGIVKKP from the coding sequence ATGACTGTATTGTCCAGCCAGCACGAAATTGAAATACTGATTACCGAAACTGAAATTGAGGCACGCACCAATCAGCTGGCACATATTATCTCGGATCACTATAGCGGCACCGAACAGCTAGTCGTGGTTGGCTTGTTGCGTGGCTCATTCATTTTTATTGCCGATCTTGTGCGCCGGCTTGATTTGCCGGTCGAGGTCGATTTCATGACCGTATCTTCCTATGGCGATAAGATGGAATCATCCCGCATGGTTCGTATTCTGAATGATCTGGATGGGTCAATCAAAGACCGTGATGTGCTGATCGTCGAGGATATCATTGATACGGGCCACACATTATCGCAAGTGCTGAAAATCCTGCAGACACGCCAACCAAAATCAATTGCCATCTGCACCCTATTGAATAAGCCATCACGACGCGAAGTCGATGTTGATATTGACTGGGTTGGGTTTGATATCCCTGATGAGTTCGTGATTGGCTATGGCATCGATTTTGCCCAGCAAGGCCGCAATCTGCCGCATATCGGCATCGTCAAAAAACCCTGA
- a CDS encoding M24 family metallopeptidase: protein MNQLIVGSNRKIDPTRRLHLKPDNTPDDNDRVEIGPTALAFEEWKQLGLTAPDMPALRAYRLERLQQQIRIHDCAGLLLFDPLNIRYATDATNMQLWTSHNMARACFVPPEGKMILWDFHNCEHLSAHLPLVGELRGGASFFYFETGDRTAEAAKAFADQMLDIMHHYAPGNKRLAVDKMENLGYAALVGLGVEVLEGQVLTEHGRSIKNENELNAMRCAIATCELAVEEMRDEMRAGISENELWATLHAGNIKRGGEWIETRILSSGPRTNPWFQECGPRIMQDGDLMAFDTDLVGTYGYCCDISRTWLVGDGSPSDAQKHLYQVAYDHVMTNIGLIEPGMRFADMTRIAHRLPEEYRALRYGVLAHGVGLCDEYPSVRYPEDVEHHGYGGCFEVGMTLCVEAYVGAVGGRDGVKLEEQVVVTDQGAIPLSTYRYEDAFLS, encoded by the coding sequence ATGAATCAGTTGATTGTAGGATCGAACCGCAAGATTGATCCGACGCGGCGTTTGCATTTGAAACCGGATAATACGCCTGATGATAATGACCGGGTGGAAATAGGCCCAACGGCTTTGGCTTTTGAAGAATGGAAACAACTCGGGCTCACCGCACCAGATATGCCTGCGTTGCGGGCCTATCGTCTTGAGCGTTTGCAACAGCAGATCCGCATTCATGATTGCGCTGGTCTGTTACTGTTTGACCCGCTGAATATCCGCTATGCAACCGACGCGACCAATATGCAGTTATGGACGTCGCATAATATGGCGCGTGCCTGTTTTGTACCGCCCGAAGGTAAGATGATTCTGTGGGATTTTCATAACTGTGAACATCTATCGGCGCATTTACCGCTGGTGGGGGAACTTCGTGGTGGCGCTAGTTTCTTTTATTTTGAAACAGGTGACAGAACCGCTGAGGCGGCGAAAGCTTTTGCCGATCAGATGCTCGACATCATGCATCATTATGCGCCAGGCAATAAACGTCTGGCTGTCGATAAAATGGAAAATCTTGGCTATGCCGCTTTGGTGGGGCTTGGCGTCGAGGTGCTTGAAGGGCAGGTGCTGACCGAGCATGGACGTTCGATCAAGAATGAGAATGAGCTGAATGCCATGCGCTGTGCAATTGCCACATGCGAATTAGCAGTTGAAGAAATGCGTGATGAAATGCGTGCCGGCATCAGTGAAAATGAATTATGGGCAACATTACACGCGGGCAATATCAAGCGTGGGGGTGAATGGATTGAAACGCGGATCCTGTCATCGGGCCCACGCACCAATCCGTGGTTTCAGGAATGTGGCCCGCGCATCATGCAGGATGGCGATCTGATGGCCTTTGATACTGATCTTGTGGGTACCTATGGTTATTGTTGCGATATTTCGCGTACATGGCTGGTGGGTGATGGTTCGCCAAGTGACGCGCAAAAACATCTTTACCAGGTGGCTTATGACCATGTGATGACTAATATCGGGCTGATCGAGCCTGGTATGCGTTTTGCCGATATGACCCGCATTGCGCATCGGCTGCCCGAAGAATACCGCGCCTTGCGCTATGGTGTGCTGGCACATGGTGTTGGGCTGTGTGACGAATATCCGTCTGTGCGCTATCCGGAAGATGTCGAACACCATGGCTATGGCGGCTGTTTTGAAGTCGGCATGACATTGTGTGTTGAAGCCTATGTCGGGGCGGTTGGTGGCCGTGATGGCGTGAAGCTGGAAGAACAGGTGGTGGTGACCGATCAGGGCGCGATACCGCTTTCGACATATCGTTATGAAGACGCGTTTCTGTCCTAA
- a CDS encoding tetratricopeptide repeat protein translates to MRYLKIIILILTLTPAPAAADQTNPALNDLFRSLQVTTATKARDIESKIWSLWVVHDSNPDATGMMRLGIEMMQANQLAEATTIFSRLIDTQPDFAEAWNKRATVRYMLGDHDGSKADIVEVLEREPRHFGALSGLAMIHMQNGNLKGALNAYEAALLINPFMLNAQTMIDALKQKLQGQAL, encoded by the coding sequence ATGCGGTATCTGAAAATAATCATATTAATACTGACATTGACGCCAGCGCCTGCTGCCGCTGATCAGACCAACCCTGCGCTGAACGACCTATTTCGGTCATTACAGGTAACAACAGCCACCAAAGCCAGAGACATAGAAAGCAAAATCTGGTCTTTATGGGTTGTGCATGACAGCAACCCGGATGCAACCGGCATGATGCGCCTAGGCATTGAGATGATGCAGGCTAATCAGCTTGCCGAAGCCACCACTATTTTTTCCCGCCTCATCGATACGCAACCTGATTTCGCCGAAGCGTGGAACAAGCGCGCGACTGTGCGATATATGTTGGGTGATCACGACGGATCCAAAGCCGACATTGTCGAGGTATTAGAACGTGAGCCTCGCCATTTTGGTGCCTTGTCAGGGCTAGCCATGATCCACATGCAAAACGGCAATCTAAAAGGCGCATTAAATGCCTATGAAGCGGCCTTGCTGATAAACCCCTTCATGCTCAATGCCCAGACGATGATCGATGCTCTAAAGCAAAAATTGCAAGGCCAAGCATTATAA
- a CDS encoding MDR family oxidoreductase — MSKFNALVLNRDDDENLSHAVEQLDESELPAEGDVLIAVEYSTVNYKDGLCFAGQRGLVKSYPHIPGIDFAGEVISSEDDRYSAGDKVILTGWRVGEVWWGGFAQRAKVKADWLVPLPKGLTTRDAMSVGTAGLTAMLSILTLEDRGLQKHDGEILLTGAGGGVGSIATALLAATGYEVTAMTGRPEIADYLTGLGAGTIIARADLEEETGRPMESARWAGCIDAVGGKILARVLTQMKPNATVAAVGNAGGNTLSTTVIPFLLRGIGLIGIDSASCPFARRVTAWSRIASDLPIDKLNDAVTVVGLADVPSHCADILEGQIQGRVLVDVNA, encoded by the coding sequence ATGTCAAAATTTAACGCACTTGTCCTGAACCGAGATGATGATGAAAATCTCAGTCACGCCGTCGAACAGCTTGACGAGTCCGAATTGCCTGCCGAGGGGGACGTGCTGATTGCGGTTGAATATTCGACTGTCAATTATAAAGACGGTCTATGTTTTGCTGGACAACGCGGTCTGGTGAAAAGCTATCCACATATTCCGGGCATCGATTTTGCTGGCGAGGTCATTTCGAGCGAGGATGATCGCTACAGTGCTGGTGATAAGGTTATTCTCACAGGCTGGCGTGTTGGCGAGGTCTGGTGGGGCGGTTTTGCCCAGCGCGCCAAAGTCAAAGCAGACTGGTTGGTGCCGCTTCCCAAAGGTTTGACTACGCGCGATGCCATGTCGGTTGGTACGGCAGGCTTGACCGCAATGCTGTCAATTCTGACGTTGGAAGATCGTGGATTACAAAAGCATGACGGTGAAATTCTGTTAACAGGTGCCGGTGGTGGCGTTGGATCCATTGCCACGGCATTGTTGGCCGCTACTGGTTATGAGGTAACAGCGATGACAGGACGTCCAGAAATTGCTGATTATCTGACAGGGCTTGGCGCAGGCACTATTATTGCCCGGGCTGATCTTGAAGAGGAAACCGGTCGCCCAATGGAATCAGCGCGCTGGGCTGGCTGTATCGATGCTGTTGGCGGGAAAATTCTGGCGCGAGTGCTGACGCAAATGAAGCCCAATGCGACTGTTGCTGCGGTGGGTAATGCGGGCGGCAATACATTGTCAACGACGGTCATTCCGTTTTTGCTGCGCGGTATCGGGCTGATTGGTATCGATTCGGCATCATGCCCGTTTGCGCGGCGCGTCACCGCCTGGTCACGTATTGCCAGTGATCTGCCTATCGATAAGCTGAATGATGCTGTCACGGTTGTCGGGCTGGCGGATGTGCCAAGCCATTGTGCCGATATTCTTGAAGGTCAGATTCAGGGGCGTGTTCTTGTTGATGTGAATGCCTGA